A single window of Thalassomonas viridans DNA harbors:
- the rpsB gene encoding 30S ribosomal protein S2, which produces MPNVSMRDMLKAGVHFGHKTRYWNPKMKSYIFGARDKVHIINLEQTVPMFNEALAFLSGVSAKKGKVLFVGTKRAASDAVKEAAIKCDQFYVNHRWLGGMLTNWKTVRQSIKRLKDLEAQSSDGTFDALTKKEALMRTREMEKLEKSLGGIKNMGGLPDALFIIDADHEHIAIKEANNLGIPVISVVDTNSNPDGVDYIVPGNDDAIRAVTLYLDSAANAVLEGREQNIVVQAEKDGFVEAE; this is translated from the coding sequence ATGCCAAACGTTTCTATGCGCGATATGCTTAAAGCTGGTGTTCACTTCGGTCACAAGACCCGTTACTGGAACCCGAAAATGAAATCTTACATCTTCGGTGCCCGTGACAAGGTTCATATCATCAACCTTGAGCAAACTGTTCCTATGTTCAACGAAGCTTTAGCCTTCTTAAGCGGCGTTTCTGCCAAAAAAGGTAAAGTATTATTCGTAGGTACTAAACGCGCTGCAAGCGATGCAGTGAAAGAAGCTGCAATCAAATGTGATCAATTCTACGTTAACCACCGCTGGTTAGGTGGTATGTTGACTAACTGGAAAACCGTTCGTCAATCTATCAAACGTTTAAAAGATCTTGAAGCTCAAAGTTCAGACGGTACTTTCGATGCGCTGACTAAAAAAGAAGCCCTGATGCGTACCCGTGAAATGGAAAAGCTTGAGAAGAGCCTTGGTGGTATTAAAAACATGGGTGGTTTACCTGATGCTTTATTCATCATCGATGCCGATCACGAGCACATTGCGATTAAAGAAGCTAACAACCTAGGTATCCCAGTAATCTCTGTAGTTGATACTAACTCAAACCCAGACGGTGTTGATTACATCGTACCTGGTAATGATGATGCAATCCGTGCGGTAACTTTATACCTGGATTCTGCTGCCAATGCAGTATTAGAAGGTCGTGAGCAAAATATCGTAGTACAAGCTGAAAAAGACGGTTTTGTTGAAGCTGAATAA
- the tsf gene encoding translation elongation factor Ts: MAITAAMVKELRERTGAGMMDCKKALQEAEGDMELAIENMRKSGQAKAAKKAGNIAAEGTILIKEANGVAALVEVNCQTDFVAKDDNFLAFANEVADAAVASKAKVEELQAQFEEKRIALVAKIGENINVRRVEYIEGAALASYRHGSTIGVVVAGEGDAESLKHIAMHVAASKPEFINPEDVPADVVEKEKAIQIDIAMNEGKPQEIAEKMVAGRMKKFTGEVSLTGQAFIMEPKRTVGEVLKEKGVTISGFVRLEVGEGIEKKEEDFAAEVEAQIAAAKQ, translated from the coding sequence ATGGCAATTACTGCTGCAATGGTTAAAGAATTACGTGAACGCACCGGTGCGGGCATGATGGACTGTAAAAAAGCTTTACAGGAAGCTGAAGGCGATATGGAACTTGCGATTGAAAACATGCGTAAGTCCGGCCAGGCTAAAGCGGCTAAAAAAGCGGGTAACATCGCGGCCGAAGGTACTATTTTAATTAAAGAAGCTAACGGCGTTGCCGCTTTGGTTGAAGTTAACTGTCAAACAGACTTCGTTGCCAAAGACGACAACTTCCTGGCCTTTGCCAACGAAGTAGCTGACGCTGCCGTTGCTTCAAAAGCTAAAGTTGAAGAGCTGCAAGCCCAGTTCGAAGAAAAGCGTATTGCTTTAGTTGCGAAAATTGGTGAAAACATCAATGTTCGTCGCGTTGAATACATCGAAGGTGCTGCTTTAGCGTCTTACCGTCACGGTTCTACTATCGGTGTTGTGGTTGCCGGTGAAGGCGATGCTGAGTCACTCAAGCACATCGCTATGCACGTTGCTGCCAGCAAGCCTGAATTCATCAACCCGGAAGACGTACCTGCCGACGTAGTTGAAAAAGAAAAAGCCATCCAAATCGACATCGCGATGAACGAAGGCAAGCCTCAGGAAATCGCTGAGAAAATGGTTGCCGGCCGTATGAAGAAATTCACCGGTGAAGTTTCTCTGACAGGCCAGGCTTTCATCATGGAGCCTAAGCGCACTGTTGGTGAGGTATTAAAAGAGAAAGGCGTAACTATCTCCGGCTTCGTTCGTTTAGAAGTAGGTGAAGGCATCGAGAAGAAAGAAGAAGATTTTGCCGCTGAAGTTGAAGCGCAAATCGCTGCTGCCAAGCAGTAA
- the pyrH gene encoding UMP kinase, with product MSINPKPIYRRILLKLSGEALMGDEGFGIDPKILDRMAQEIKELIEMGVQVGLVIGGGNLFRGKGLADAGMNRVVGDQMGMLATVMNGLAMRDALHRAFVNTRLMSAIDLAGVCDTYNWASAISLLKSGRVVIFSAGTGNPFFTTDSAACLRGIEIEADAVLKATKVDGIYSDDPMKNPEAELYNHLTYQEVLEKELQVMDLAAFTLARDHNMPIRVFNMNKPGALKAVIMGNAEGTTIDHAENLS from the coding sequence ATGAGCATCAACCCCAAACCAATTTATCGTCGTATTCTGTTAAAACTCAGTGGTGAAGCCCTGATGGGTGATGAAGGATTCGGTATAGATCCTAAAATTCTGGACCGCATGGCCCAGGAAATCAAAGAATTAATCGAAATGGGCGTCCAGGTCGGACTCGTGATCGGCGGTGGTAATTTATTTCGGGGCAAAGGATTAGCCGATGCCGGTATGAACCGTGTGGTAGGTGACCAGATGGGCATGCTGGCTACAGTCATGAACGGCCTGGCAATGCGCGATGCCCTGCACCGGGCGTTTGTTAATACCCGCCTGATGTCGGCTATCGATTTGGCCGGGGTATGCGATACTTATAACTGGGCCAGTGCGATCAGCTTGTTAAAGTCAGGCCGGGTGGTGATTTTTAGTGCCGGTACCGGTAACCCGTTTTTTACCACAGACTCTGCCGCCTGTTTGCGCGGTATCGAAATTGAAGCGGACGCGGTGCTTAAAGCCACTAAGGTTGATGGCATTTATTCAGATGATCCCATGAAAAATCCTGAAGCTGAGCTTTATAACCACCTGACCTACCAAGAAGTATTAGAAAAAGAATTACAGGTGATGGATTTAGCCGCCTTTACCCTGGCACGTGACCATAATATGCCGATCCGGGTATTCAACATGAATAAACCCGGGGCATTAAAAGCCGTGATTATGGGCAATGCCGAAGGCACGACGATCGATCACGCCGAAAATTTAAGCTAA
- the frr gene encoding ribosome recycling factor, whose amino-acid sequence MGKSIEALKNNLNKVRTGRAHASLLDNISVDYYGMATPLNQVGNISVPDARTLAITVFDKGMIGAVEKAILKSDLGLNPATNGTLIRIPLPPLTEERRKDLVKVVKGEAEGGKIAIRNIRRDANSDFKALLKDKEISEDEHRQAEDEIQKITDSFIKQVDEILAEKETELMEI is encoded by the coding sequence ATGGGCAAAAGCATCGAAGCATTAAAAAATAATTTAAACAAAGTAAGAACCGGGCGTGCCCACGCATCCCTGCTTGATAATATTTCTGTTGATTATTACGGTATGGCGACACCACTGAACCAGGTAGGTAATATCTCGGTTCCCGATGCCCGTACCCTGGCCATCACAGTGTTTGACAAGGGTATGATAGGCGCGGTAGAAAAAGCCATTTTAAAATCAGATCTAGGTCTGAACCCGGCCACCAACGGCACCCTGATCCGCATTCCTTTGCCGCCATTGACGGAAGAGCGTCGTAAAGACCTGGTGAAAGTGGTTAAGGGTGAAGCGGAAGGTGGCAAGATTGCTATCCGTAACATCCGCCGCGATGCCAACTCTGATTTTAAGGCGCTGTTAAAAGACAAAGAAATCAGTGAAGACGAACACCGCCAGGCAGAAGATGAAATCCAGAAGATCACGGATTCATTTATCAAGCAGGTTGATGAAATATTAGCCGAAAAAGAAACTGAGTTGATGGAAATATAA
- the uppS gene encoding polyprenyl diphosphate synthase, translated as MDGNGRWAEQRGKTRVAGHKAGVESVRAAVSTARKLGVKALTLFAFSSENWQRPEKEVSVLMDLFMFVLTREVKRLHKHDIRFKVIGDISRFSEKLQEKIYAAQELTRENTGLVLSVAANYGGRWDITQAARQLAAKVANQELALDEITESSLDAHTSLYQQPELDLLIRTGGDYRISNFLLWQAAYAEFYFTDTLWPDFDEQEFESALAAFKDRERRYGKTGQQVKQQNQ; from the coding sequence ATGGATGGCAACGGACGTTGGGCCGAGCAGCGGGGAAAAACGCGTGTCGCCGGCCATAAAGCCGGGGTCGAATCGGTCCGGGCCGCCGTGTCCACGGCAAGAAAGCTTGGCGTTAAGGCATTGACTTTGTTTGCTTTTAGCAGTGAAAACTGGCAGCGGCCGGAAAAAGAAGTCAGTGTGCTGATGGATTTATTTATGTTTGTGTTAACCCGTGAGGTAAAACGCTTACATAAGCACGATATCCGCTTTAAAGTCATCGGCGATATCAGCCGCTTTTCCGAAAAACTACAAGAAAAAATATATGCGGCCCAGGAGCTGACCCGGGAAAATACCGGGCTGGTGCTCTCTGTCGCGGCTAATTACGGCGGGCGCTGGGATATTACCCAGGCGGCCAGACAACTCGCCGCTAAGGTGGCGAACCAGGAGCTGGCTCTGGATGAGATCACTGAGTCCAGCCTGGACGCCCATACCAGCCTTTACCAACAACCTGAACTGGACCTGTTGATCCGCACCGGCGGCGATTACCGCATCAGTAACTTTTTGCTGTGGCAGGCCGCCTATGCCGAATTCTATTTTACCGATACCCTGTGGCCCGATTTTGATGAACAGGAATTCGAGTCCGCCCTGGCGGCATTTAAGGACAGGGAACGGCGTTACGGTAAAACAGGCCAGCAGGTTAAACAACAAAATCAATAA
- a CDS encoding phosphatidate cytidylyltransferase, which produces MLKQRILTALVLAPSAIAAIFYLPLNLFAGLLLLIMSIGAWEWGPLMGFNQKARRLLFVLTNVILISAIWHFLPPQQLWLDKETLQQPVFLLLWLAVAWWALSAILTFLYPRYSGFWSSHRSVRGLFGWLTLVPTWLAFMVIRSSEYQFDHYHGAQLLMVLFLMVWSADIGAYFVGKAIGKHKLLPNVSPGKTLEGFFGGVAFACILVSSAGYIMDWNAKQFGIILLVTAIITTISVLGDLNESMFKRQAGIKDSGSILPGHGGILDRIDSLTATAPIFALCYAMIGW; this is translated from the coding sequence TTGTTAAAGCAAAGAATCTTAACTGCATTAGTATTGGCGCCATCGGCGATAGCGGCGATATTTTATCTGCCGCTGAACCTATTTGCCGGCCTGCTGCTGCTTATCATGTCGATCGGCGCCTGGGAGTGGGGGCCGTTAATGGGCTTTAACCAAAAGGCCCGTCGGTTATTGTTTGTGTTAACAAACGTGATACTCATTTCTGCTATCTGGCACTTCCTGCCGCCCCAGCAACTTTGGCTGGATAAAGAGACCCTGCAACAGCCTGTGTTCTTATTGCTCTGGCTGGCGGTGGCCTGGTGGGCCCTGTCGGCGATACTGACCTTCTTATACCCGAGATACAGCGGTTTCTGGTCCAGTCACCGTTCGGTGCGGGGTCTTTTCGGCTGGCTGACCCTGGTACCCACCTGGCTGGCCTTTATGGTGATCCGCTCCAGCGAATACCAGTTTGACCATTACCACGGCGCACAACTGCTTATGGTGCTGTTTTTGATGGTGTGGAGCGCCGATATCGGGGCCTACTTTGTCGGCAAGGCCATAGGCAAGCATAAACTGCTGCCCAATGTCAGCCCGGGCAAAACCCTGGAAGGTTTCTTTGGCGGGGTGGCCTTCGCCTGTATTCTCGTCTCCAGCGCCGGTTACATCATGGACTGGAACGCCAAGCAATTCGGCATTATTTTGCTGGTAACCGCGATTATCACCACCATTTCCGTGCTCGGCGATCTTAACGAAAGCATGTTTAAGCGCCAGGCGGGTATAAAAGACAGCGGCTCGATTTTGCCCGGACACGGTGGCATCCTGGACCGTATCGACAGCCTGACGGCGACGGCGCCTATCTTTGCCCTTTGCTACGCTATGATAGGTTGGTGA
- the ispC gene encoding 1-deoxy-D-xylulose-5-phosphate reductoisomerase — protein sequence MVKRQLCILGSTGSIGLSTLDVVRRHGDKFTVISLSANASVDKMFEQCREFRPRQVVMVSGSAAKALEQKLLASGLGDIRVFSGEQALADIAGAADTDTVMAAIVGASGLMPTLAAVKAGKRVLLANKEALVTSGAIFIDAVKTSGAQLLPIDSEHNAIFQCLPQSAQQAPGSCTLADKGVSKILLTGSGGPFRTLANELLESVTPDQACAHPNWDMGRKISVDSATMMNKGLEFIEAKWLFNVAPEDIQVVLHPQSTIHSMVQYKDGSVLAQMGNPDMRTPIAHALAYPDRIDAGVADLDFFTAAAFEFQPVDFVKYPNLKLAIDACTWGQGACTALNAANEVAVEAFLNGELKFTEIFTINETSVKKFVSQEIANINDVIALDRRVREYAHSLVAAVKQASAGENN from the coding sequence GTGGTAAAACGTCAATTATGTATACTGGGTTCAACCGGCTCCATAGGATTGAGCACCCTGGATGTGGTGCGCCGCCACGGGGATAAATTTACTGTGATCAGTTTATCCGCCAATGCCAGCGTTGATAAAATGTTTGAGCAGTGCCGGGAATTCCGCCCCAGACAGGTGGTTATGGTGTCCGGGTCCGCGGCTAAGGCACTCGAACAAAAATTACTCGCATCGGGCCTCGGGGATATCCGTGTGTTTTCGGGGGAGCAGGCGTTGGCCGATATCGCCGGGGCAGCAGATACCGATACCGTGATGGCGGCCATAGTCGGCGCTTCCGGCCTGATGCCCACCCTGGCGGCGGTCAAAGCCGGCAAACGGGTGTTGCTGGCCAATAAGGAAGCCCTGGTGACATCCGGCGCTATCTTTATCGATGCGGTAAAAACCTCCGGTGCGCAATTATTGCCGATAGACAGTGAGCATAATGCCATCTTCCAGTGTTTACCACAAAGCGCCCAGCAGGCTCCCGGCAGCTGCACGTTGGCGGACAAGGGCGTCAGTAAAATCCTGTTAACCGGCTCAGGCGGTCCTTTCCGCACTTTAGCTAACGAGCTGCTGGAAAGCGTGACCCCGGATCAGGCCTGCGCCCATCCCAACTGGGATATGGGACGGAAAATTTCCGTAGACTCGGCGACCATGATGAACAAAGGGCTGGAGTTTATCGAAGCTAAATGGCTGTTTAATGTCGCCCCTGAGGATATCCAGGTGGTGCTGCATCCCCAAAGCACCATACATTCCATGGTACAATATAAAGACGGCTCGGTGCTGGCCCAGATGGGCAATCCCGATATGCGTACCCCGATAGCCCATGCCCTGGCTTATCCCGACAGGATTGATGCCGGCGTTGCCGATCTGGATTTTTTTACTGCCGCCGCGTTTGAATTCCAGCCGGTGGACTTTGTCAAGTACCCTAATCTTAAGCTGGCCATAGATGCCTGTACTTGGGGGCAGGGGGCCTGTACCGCTTTAAATGCCGCCAATGAAGTGGCGGTGGAAGCTTTCCTAAACGGAGAGCTGAAATTTACGGAAATCTTTACGATTAATGAAACTTCCGTGAAAAAATTTGTCTCACAAGAAATAGCCAATATTAATGATGTTATTGCTTTAGATCGCCGGGTGAGGGAATATGCCCATAGCCTAGTCGCGGCGGTAAAACAGGCTTCGGCCGGGGAAAATAACTGA
- the rseP gene encoding sigma E protease regulator RseP, with product MIDFIWNLGSFIVALGILVTIHEYGHFWVARKNGVKVERFSVGFGKTLWQTTDRHGTEFVVALIPLGGYVKMLDERVDDVLPQDKDKTFNSKSVYQRIAIIAAGPFANFAFAIFAFYLMFLIGVPSVKPVIGDIEQDSIAARANLPVKSQIVEVAGRETLDWQDVNLSLVAEIGSDSIAMKARAEDRVRADTYVLDTQNWQFAPEKTSALASLGITPFRPHVSTELTVIAPDSPAAKAGLQVGDVLEAINGESVNNSWYEFSKKIALYPNQEVQLTINRQGRQQEIAVLLGQRKRGGEPIGYLGVSPKSASWPEQYRIHISYGPIDALGESINRTWELVVLSFDMIGKLITGDVSVKNLSGPIAIAQGAGNSAGYGIVYFLGFLALISINLGIINLLPLPVLDGGHLLYYLIELLTGKPVPEKVQQAGFKFGAIALLGLMSIALFNDLSRL from the coding sequence ATGATCGACTTTATCTGGAATTTAGGCTCTTTTATTGTTGCCCTGGGGATCCTGGTTACAATACATGAATACGGCCATTTTTGGGTGGCCCGTAAAAATGGCGTGAAAGTGGAGCGCTTTTCCGTCGGTTTCGGTAAAACCTTGTGGCAAACCACAGACAGGCATGGCACCGAATTTGTGGTGGCCTTAATTCCCCTTGGCGGTTACGTCAAAATGCTCGATGAGCGGGTTGACGATGTCCTGCCGCAAGATAAGGATAAAACCTTTAACAGTAAGTCGGTTTATCAGCGTATCGCCATCATTGCCGCCGGCCCTTTCGCCAACTTCGCCTTTGCTATTTTTGCCTTCTACCTGATGTTTCTTATCGGTGTGCCCAGCGTTAAACCGGTTATCGGCGATATCGAACAGGACTCCATTGCCGCCCGGGCGAATCTGCCGGTTAAGTCGCAGATTGTTGAAGTGGCGGGCCGGGAAACCCTGGACTGGCAGGACGTAAATTTATCCCTGGTGGCAGAGATCGGCAGTGATTCTATCGCCATGAAAGCCAGGGCAGAAGACAGGGTAAGGGCCGATACCTATGTGCTGGACACCCAAAACTGGCAATTTGCGCCGGAGAAAACCTCCGCCCTGGCCAGTTTAGGCATTACCCCGTTTCGCCCCCATGTTTCCACGGAATTGACCGTGATAGCCCCGGACAGTCCGGCGGCTAAAGCGGGACTGCAGGTGGGGGATGTGCTTGAAGCCATCAACGGCGAAAGCGTCAACAATAGCTGGTATGAGTTTTCCAAAAAAATCGCCTTATACCCCAACCAGGAAGTACAACTGACCATCAACCGCCAGGGCCGGCAGCAGGAAATTGCCGTTTTACTGGGCCAGCGTAAGCGCGGCGGGGAACCAATCGGTTATTTGGGGGTCTCACCCAAGTCAGCATCCTGGCCCGAGCAATATCGGATTCATATCAGCTACGGCCCTATAGATGCCCTGGGGGAGAGTATCAACCGCACCTGGGAACTGGTGGTGCTGAGTTTTGATATGATAGGCAAGTTAATTACCGGCGATGTGTCGGTGAAAAACTTAAGTGGCCCTATTGCTATAGCCCAGGGGGCGGGGAACAGTGCCGGTTACGGTATAGTCTACTTTTTAGGCTTTTTGGCCCTTATCAGCATTAATTTAGGGATTATTAACCTTTTGCCTTTACCGGTACTTGATGGCGGACACTTACTCTATTATCTTATAGAGCTTTTAACCGGCAAGCCGGTTCCGGAAAAGGTACAGCAAGCGGGTTTTAAATTTGGGGCCATAGCGTTACTGGGATTAATGAGTATAGCGTTATTTAACGATCTATCGCGGCTTTAA
- the bamA gene encoding outer membrane protein assembly factor BamA has protein sequence MIIKKIALAVLLGALGTNVQASEEFQVEDIQVNGLQRVALGAALTHIPFNVGDTLNEFRISQSIKALYRSGHFNDISVSRDGNRVIYRVQERATISDIIFEGNSDLKDEQLTESLDGSDIRVGETLDKTVISGIEQGLEDFYHSVGKYNADVTTEITHLPRNRVNLKFIFSEGDAAAIQQINVVGNEVFSDEELLERIELKFDSPWWDFMAQDRYQKQTLQGDMETISSYYLDRGYLRFKIDSTQVSMTPDKESVYIALNVTEGEQYTVSEVDFIGDLAGFEKTIRAINPLSKDKLYNGAEVTYTEELISKFLGRYGYAYPKVVTIPEINDEDKTVKLSISVDPGKRIYVNRINIKGHSVTADRVIRREMRQMEGAWLSNAQVESSKAWIARLPYVETVEFETNQLPGEDDLVNVDFDVKEQASGSFTAGIGYGSQTQLSLNAGIQQNNFLGTGNRLAFNINTVSYSRSISVSYTDPYFTVDGISLGGQIYYNEFDAGSANLEKYENQTYGIGVNLGFPIDEYVRLNFGLGYKSNGITRLQSYEQIQGFYDIYSNPDKPDEKLTFETFDLSASISRSTLNRGTFPTAGSKQTLSAKITTPNSDVNYFKLNLDTKWYFPLTRDQRWSVLTRFQAGYGNGYSTVGEHDQLLPFWENFRAGGSDTLRGFESNIVGPRAVYRFPTVVSNPNGGSTVLGPDEDFIQISTRSVGGNAMAIGGVELIVPTPFLDEGMSNSVRSSLFVDVGNVWDTEFDLDDYRDLAEDEFLKIKDFSDPGSFRSSAGLSIQWISPMGPMIFSFAKALKKEDDDDTSFFSFNIGKTF, from the coding sequence ATGATAATTAAAAAAATTGCCCTGGCCGTTTTATTAGGCGCGTTAGGAACAAATGTACAAGCATCCGAAGAATTTCAGGTTGAAGATATTCAGGTTAACGGCCTGCAGCGGGTTGCCCTGGGGGCGGCGTTAACCCATATTCCTTTTAATGTCGGCGATACCCTTAACGAGTTTCGTATTTCCCAGTCGATTAAGGCCCTTTACCGCTCCGGACATTTTAATGATATCAGCGTGTCCCGTGACGGCAATCGGGTTATTTACCGGGTGCAGGAGCGCGCGACCATCAGTGATATCATCTTCGAAGGCAACAGCGACCTCAAAGACGAGCAGCTGACGGAAAGCCTGGACGGCAGCGATATCCGGGTGGGGGAAACCCTGGATAAAACCGTGATTTCCGGTATAGAACAGGGCCTGGAAGACTTCTACCACAGCGTCGGTAAATATAACGCCGATGTTACCACTGAAATCACCCACTTACCCCGTAACCGGGTTAACCTGAAATTTATCTTCAGTGAAGGGGACGCGGCGGCGATTCAGCAAATCAATGTTGTCGGTAACGAAGTGTTCAGCGATGAAGAATTGCTGGAGCGCATCGAGTTGAAATTTGATTCTCCCTGGTGGGACTTTATGGCCCAGGACAGGTACCAGAAGCAAACCCTGCAGGGGGACATGGAAACCATCAGTAGTTACTATTTAGATCGGGGCTACCTGCGCTTTAAAATCGATTCTACCCAAGTGTCCATGACCCCAGATAAAGAATCTGTTTATATTGCCCTTAATGTGACCGAGGGCGAGCAATATACCGTCAGTGAAGTGGACTTTATCGGCGACCTGGCGGGGTTTGAGAAAACCATACGCGCCATTAATCCCCTGAGCAAGGACAAGCTTTATAACGGTGCGGAAGTCACTTATACCGAAGAGCTGATCAGCAAGTTCCTCGGCCGCTACGGTTATGCCTATCCTAAGGTGGTGACCATCCCGGAAATCAACGATGAAGATAAAACCGTAAAATTATCTATCTCGGTCGACCCCGGCAAGCGTATTTATGTTAACCGCATCAATATCAAGGGACACAGCGTAACAGCAGACCGGGTTATCCGCCGGGAAATGCGCCAGATGGAAGGGGCCTGGTTGTCCAACGCCCAGGTAGAAAGCTCCAAGGCCTGGATTGCCCGCCTGCCTTATGTGGAAACGGTAGAGTTTGAAACCAACCAGCTGCCGGGTGAAGACGACCTGGTGAACGTCGATTTTGATGTCAAAGAGCAGGCCTCCGGCTCCTTTACCGCGGGTATAGGTTACGGCTCGCAAACCCAGTTAAGCTTAAATGCCGGTATCCAGCAAAATAATTTCCTGGGAACCGGTAACCGGTTAGCCTTTAACATCAATACCGTCAGTTATTCACGCAGCATCAGCGTCTCCTATACGGATCCCTATTTCACCGTGGACGGTATCTCCCTTGGCGGACAGATTTATTACAACGAATTTGATGCCGGCAGCGCCAACCTGGAAAAATACGAGAACCAGACCTATGGTATCGGGGTCAACCTGGGCTTCCCTATCGACGAATATGTACGCCTGAATTTTGGCCTCGGCTATAAGAGCAACGGTATTACCCGTTTGCAGTCTTATGAGCAGATTCAGGGCTTCTACGATATTTACTCCAACCCGGATAAGCCGGATGAAAAGCTGACCTTTGAAACCTTTGATCTTTCGGCCAGCATTTCCCGTTCGACCCTCAACCGGGGCACATTCCCGACCGCGGGTTCGAAACAGACGTTAAGCGCTAAGATCACGACGCCGAACTCGGATGTCAATTACTTTAAGCTTAACCTGGATACCAAGTGGTACTTCCCGTTAACCCGGGATCAGCGCTGGAGCGTGTTGACCAGGTTCCAGGCAGGTTACGGTAACGGCTACAGTACCGTAGGCGAGCATGATCAGCTGCTGCCGTTTTGGGAAAACTTCCGCGCCGGTGGTTCAGACACCTTAAGGGGCTTCGAGTCCAATATCGTCGGTCCGCGTGCGGTTTACCGTTTCCCTACGGTGGTTAGCAATCCTAACGGCGGTAGCACGGTATTAGGGCCGGATGAAGACTTTATCCAGATTTCTACCCGCTCCGTCGGCGGTAACGCTATGGCCATAGGCGGCGTTGAACTGATAGTGCCGACGCCGTTCTTAGACGAAGGCATGTCCAACAGCGTACGCAGCAGTTTGTTTGTTGATGTTGGTAATGTCTGGGACACCGAATTTGATCTTGACGATTATCGCGATTTAGCTGAGGATGAGTTCCTTAAAATCAAGGATTTCTCGGATCCAGGCAGTTTCCGGAGCTCTGCCGGCCTGTCGATACAGTGGATATCCCCTATGGGACCGATGATCTTTAGTTTTGCAAAAGCGCTGAAAAAAGAAGATGATGACGATACCAGCTTCTTTAGCTTTAACATAGGTAAAACCTTTTAA
- a CDS encoding OmpH family outer membrane protein has translation MKHFIKSIAMTAAASGMLLASSVMAADQKIAVVNFQEVMSKIPQTAQVMQTLEAEFKDEKAALAQLESDIKYNQEKKKRDSSIMSKKEQEDLDKKIAELYQEYQTKGKAFQQKTGLRQNEETNKIIALVRQAIDGIAAKGKYDLIIEQKAVVFSKPDASITDEVVEQVSKLK, from the coding sequence TTGAAACATTTTATTAAATCTATTGCCATGACGGCGGCAGCTTCAGGCATGTTATTGGCCAGCTCAGTGATGGCGGCAGATCAGAAGATTGCCGTGGTGAATTTCCAGGAAGTGATGAGCAAGATCCCGCAAACGGCTCAGGTGATGCAAACGCTGGAAGCTGAATTTAAAGATGAGAAAGCGGCCCTGGCGCAGTTAGAGTCCGATATCAAATATAATCAGGAAAAGAAAAAGCGCGACAGCTCTATCATGAGCAAAAAAGAACAGGAAGACCTGGACAAGAAAATCGCCGAGTTATATCAGGAATACCAGACCAAAGGTAAAGCCTTCCAGCAAAAAACCGGTTTACGCCAAAACGAAGAAACCAACAAGATTATCGCTTTGGTTCGCCAGGCCATCGACGGTATCGCCGCCAAAGGCAAATATGATCTCATCATAGAGCAAAAAGCCGTGGTTTTCTCTAAGCCTGATGCCAGCATTACTGATGAAGTTGTTGAGCAGGTAAGCAAGCTTAAGTAG